In Nicotiana tabacum cultivar K326 chromosome 11, ASM71507v2, whole genome shotgun sequence, a single window of DNA contains:
- the LOC107806891 gene encoding uncharacterized protein LOC107806891 — protein sequence MGTESWSLIGRLKRAVKKITFLLNLDMNKWKLISSLIGSSSRRHQLNFKEKKLQKQPTGLNVICFENDDLSPNNSGTGSNSFKGLQRTMSYPSSEDDIDKRAEMFIANFYKQLKLERQISLELRYCRGHSFGSSPSP from the coding sequence ATGGGGACAGAGAGCTGGTCTTTAATAGGAAGGCTAAAGAGGGCAGTAAAAAAGATAACTTTTTTGCTGAATCTTGATATGAATAAATGGAAGTTAATATCATCTTTGATTGGATCATCTTCAAGAAGACATCAATTGAATTTCAAAGAGAAGAAGTTGCAAAAACAACCAACTGGATTGAATGTAATATGTTTTGAGAATGATGATTTGAGTCCAAATAATTCAGGTACAGGTTCTAATTCATTTAAAGGACTTCAAAGAACTATGAGTTATCCATCATCAGAAGATGATATTGATAAAAGAGCTGAAATGTTTATAGCTAATTTCTATaagcaacttaaacttgaaaggCAAATTTCTTTGGAGTTACGTTATTGTAGAGGGCATAGTTTTGGATCTTCGCCATCTCCATGA